In Tenacibaculum pacificus, a single window of DNA contains:
- a CDS encoding AAA family ATPase: MKILKIVLQNINSLKSETPIVIDFENQQFKDVGLYAITGVTGAGKTTILDAITIALYHNIPRFKGTKGTLIDVVSHGANDAFSCVTFENNNFIYEGYWGIRLANKAGVILKNPIETVSLKNLSTEKIIATQKRKYIEEVENVTQLDYNQFLRSVMLAQGEFASFLSAKGPEKGKLLEQITGEQIYKKIGEEILNRKSSEEKKLAIIKAKINADDILSKEEKEELSEKSAVLITDIAKNEQEIAKITAVINWYINYQKLLDKDVVLEKETEKLSLFIDDYKQELSLLSLDEKASPFKELIQNFKRNEKNIFDKKNEAEKIEKELKELIPKIEILKNQVKNETTALENTDKEFKIWLPKFDEITKLDAQLRNEIDITFQSSEKLNELKEEITNFETKKNKLKSDLEKLKVNIKIDEKNLTENKFLLEVKNHISSWNSDLITLKSYEKTLKENAFFIDGKNEEVKKTKTSLKEKTDFLSKENIEIEKLEKEILDVNSKLSKNNITDLLANQNILSSSENKWKEFKSLSEEILKNEKEKIEKTTQKTTFSTELINCKLEIEKFENNISKQEISVKDAEKILNLEKSIANYEADRKKLKKGEPCGLCGSEEHPFTENLEVIGISESEKILIERKNILRNLEKSKVALKIKETQLNTNIEALQTQLNSILEVVKTLKLKATSLNIDCDLTNISKIDFELNSISEKIKVLTQNLKVAQELQIEKDSLSKKIEFKKNEVNTLKTEVATLTEKNKNATAEITSKGKITTELTITCNKLENTLKTNLAQFKYELPAINQADLFIENIEKSVTQYLKIQQNLEALKSEEKVNNLDLENTKKQVENYTKTQNEFLQKKSASENNTKLLKEQRNSILPSEITVEKKRENLQLRCKEASRKLEESKKDVQKILEEKSVKEALKVKNNQDLKVLSEEIENLNVEFNKQLKNSDFESKEAIEKALLSKEDILKFSENKEKINKKQVELKTLKEENIKAKESLNNFKNFEISEEDSKLKLADFEQENKDNLTEKGKISEAFRKDKEIEDRNKEVYQKIDAQTKICNVWKELFKIIGNSKDAFNVYVQRLTLKHLLDLANAHLRKLNKRYSLKMEDLYKPKEELNFNLIDHYQTDQSRLVDTSSGGEKFIISLALALGLSDLASKNVKIDSLFIDEGFGTLDSNTLETVISTLETLQAQGKMIGIISHVENLKERIPTQIQITKKSNGVSVLGVV; encoded by the coding sequence ATGAAAATTTTAAAGATAGTATTACAAAATATAAATTCATTAAAATCAGAAACTCCAATTGTTATCGATTTTGAAAATCAGCAATTTAAAGACGTTGGTTTATATGCTATAACAGGAGTTACAGGAGCAGGAAAAACGACCATTTTAGATGCTATTACAATTGCTTTGTATCATAATATTCCTCGTTTTAAAGGTACAAAAGGAACTTTAATTGATGTTGTTAGTCATGGTGCAAATGATGCTTTTAGTTGTGTTACCTTCGAAAATAATAATTTTATTTATGAAGGATATTGGGGCATACGATTAGCAAATAAAGCAGGAGTTATTTTAAAAAATCCTATTGAAACAGTTAGTTTAAAAAACTTATCGACTGAGAAAATAATAGCAACTCAAAAAAGAAAATATATTGAAGAAGTTGAAAACGTAACGCAATTAGATTACAATCAATTTTTACGTTCTGTAATGTTGGCACAAGGTGAATTTGCATCTTTTTTATCAGCAAAAGGTCCTGAAAAAGGAAAATTATTAGAGCAAATTACAGGCGAACAAATCTATAAAAAAATTGGCGAAGAAATTTTAAATAGAAAATCATCCGAAGAAAAAAAATTAGCAATAATTAAAGCAAAAATTAATGCTGATGATATTTTATCTAAAGAAGAAAAAGAAGAGTTATCAGAAAAATCAGCAGTTTTAATAACCGATATTGCTAAAAATGAACAAGAAATAGCAAAAATTACAGCTGTTATTAATTGGTATATAAATTATCAAAAATTACTTGATAAAGATGTAGTTCTTGAAAAAGAAACTGAAAAACTTTCTCTTTTTATTGATGATTATAAACAAGAATTAAGTTTATTATCTTTAGATGAAAAAGCATCTCCTTTTAAAGAATTGATTCAAAATTTTAAAAGAAATGAGAAAAATATTTTTGATAAAAAGAATGAAGCTGAAAAAATAGAAAAGGAATTAAAAGAGCTTATACCTAAAATTGAAATTTTAAAAAATCAAGTTAAAAACGAAACAACAGCTTTAGAAAATACAGATAAAGAATTTAAAATTTGGTTGCCGAAATTTGATGAAATTACAAAATTAGATGCTCAATTAAGAAATGAAATTGATATTACTTTTCAATCATCTGAAAAATTAAATGAGTTAAAAGAAGAAATTACAAATTTTGAAACTAAAAAAAATAAGCTAAAATCTGATTTAGAAAAATTAAAAGTAAACATTAAAATTGATGAAAAAAATCTAACTGAAAATAAATTTTTATTAGAAGTTAAAAATCATATTTCTAGTTGGAATTCAGATTTAATTACTTTAAAATCATATGAAAAAACTTTAAAAGAAAATGCTTTTTTTATTGATGGAAAAAATGAAGAAGTAAAAAAAACAAAGACATCTTTAAAAGAAAAAACTGATTTTTTATCTAAAGAAAATATCGAAATTGAAAAGCTTGAAAAAGAAATTTTAGATGTAAACTCGAAATTATCAAAAAATAATATTACTGATTTATTAGCAAATCAAAATATACTTTCATCATCAGAAAATAAATGGAAAGAATTTAAAAGTTTATCCGAAGAAATTCTGAAAAATGAGAAAGAAAAAATTGAAAAAACAACTCAAAAAACTACTTTTTCAACGGAATTAATCAATTGTAAATTAGAAATTGAAAAGTTTGAAAATAATATTTCAAAACAAGAAATATCAGTTAAAGATGCCGAGAAAATTCTGAATTTAGAAAAAAGTATTGCTAATTACGAGGCCGACCGTAAAAAATTAAAAAAAGGCGAACCTTGTGGTTTATGTGGTTCAGAAGAACATCCGTTTACAGAAAATTTGGAAGTTATTGGGATTTCAGAATCTGAAAAAATACTTATCGAAAGAAAAAATATTTTAAGAAATTTAGAAAAATCAAAAGTAGCTTTAAAGATAAAAGAAACACAATTAAATACAAATATTGAAGCTCTACAAACTCAACTAAATTCAATTTTAGAGGTTGTAAAAACCTTAAAATTAAAAGCAACAAGTTTAAATATTGATTGTGATTTAACAAATATTTCTAAAATTGATTTTGAATTAAATTCAATATCAGAAAAAATAAAAGTACTTACTCAAAATTTAAAAGTAGCACAAGAATTACAAATTGAGAAAGATAGTTTATCTAAAAAAATTGAATTTAAGAAAAACGAAGTAAATACACTTAAAACAGAAGTTGCAACACTCACAGAAAAAAATAAAAATGCAACAGCAGAAATAACATCCAAAGGTAAAATAACGACTGAATTAACGATTACTTGCAATAAGTTAGAAAACACTTTAAAAACTAATTTAGCCCAATTTAAGTACGAATTACCAGCTATAAATCAGGCGGATTTGTTTATCGAAAATATTGAAAAATCTGTTACTCAATACTTAAAAATTCAACAAAATTTAGAGGCTTTAAAATCCGAAGAAAAAGTAAATAATCTTGATTTAGAAAATACTAAAAAACAAGTAGAAAATTATACAAAAACGCAAAATGAGTTTCTTCAAAAAAAATCAGCATCTGAAAATAATACGAAGCTTTTAAAAGAACAACGAAATAGTATTTTACCATCTGAAATTACTGTGGAAAAAAAGCGTGAAAATTTACAATTAAGATGTAAAGAAGCTTCAAGAAAATTGGAAGAAAGTAAAAAAGATGTTCAAAAAATATTAGAAGAAAAATCGGTAAAAGAAGCGTTAAAAGTTAAAAATAATCAAGATTTAAAAGTTTTATCGGAAGAAATAGAAAACTTAAATGTTGAATTTAATAAGCAACTTAAAAATAGTGATTTTGAATCGAAAGAAGCGATTGAAAAGGCTTTGTTATCGAAAGAAGATATTTTAAAATTTAGCGAGAATAAAGAGAAAATCAACAAAAAACAAGTTGAATTAAAAACACTAAAAGAAGAGAATATAAAAGCAAAAGAATCTTTAAATAACTTTAAGAATTTTGAAATTTCAGAGGAAGATAGCAAACTAAAATTAGCCGATTTTGAACAAGAAAATAAAGATAATTTAACTGAAAAAGGTAAAATATCAGAGGCTTTTAGAAAAGACAAAGAAATAGAAGATAGAAATAAAGAAGTGTATCAAAAAATAGATGCGCAAACTAAAATTTGTAACGTTTGGAAAGAGTTATTTAAAATTATCGGGAACTCAAAAGATGCGTTTAATGTGTATGTGCAACGTTTAACTTTAAAGCATTTATTAGACCTCGCCAATGCGCATTTGCGTAAATTGAACAAGCGTTATTCGTTAAAAATGGAAGATTTATACAAGCCAAAAGAAGAGCTTAATTTTAATTTAATTGACCATTATCAAACTGACCAATCTCGTTTGGTAGATACTTCGAGTGGTGGCGAAAAGTTTATTATTAGTTTGGCTTTGGCGTTAGGATTATCGGATTTGGCGAGTAAAAATGTGAAAATTGATTCGCTTTTTATTGATGAGGGTTTCGGAACTTTAGACAGCAACACGCTTGAAACGGTAATATCAACCTTAGAAACTTTACAAGCACAAGGAAAAATGATTGGGATTATATCGCATGTTGAAAACCTGAAAGAACGTATTCCGACACAAATACAAATTACCAAAAAAAGTAATGGGGTGAGTGTTTTGGGGGTTGTGTAA
- a CDS encoding ComEC/Rec2 family competence protein — protein sequence MKRKITEFSVLKAYNGDCILIKTYTSDNNEFIILLDGGTSSTFKYFLKQELKSITKIDLLILTHIDSDHIGGLIKLFKNSIIDKIEIEEIWVNHPELFDINAGELISFKQGSDLKKLILEKKPKVRVRNITNEDKEINLQGIKFKILSPTKEILSSLYDKWEQLKPNNQQQKENISSKNITDSYNICLEELSKTSFKPNSPIKSDIVNASSISFILDCLDKKILFLADSRAEIIEEELKALNYTVTNKLNCDYVKISHHGSKNNTSSSLLELINCPNFIISTNGGSSNHKHPSRETIARIVYNSARNFDNEVSIFTNYSLEDIKNKIGDFITEVDLEKGNWKIEYKNKF from the coding sequence ATGAAAAGAAAAATCACAGAATTCTCAGTTTTAAAAGCATATAACGGAGATTGTATTTTAATCAAAACGTATACTTCTGATAACAATGAGTTTATTATTTTGTTAGATGGAGGAACGTCTTCTACATTTAAATATTTTTTAAAACAAGAATTAAAAAGTATTACTAAAATTGATTTATTAATCCTGACTCATATTGATTCTGACCATATAGGTGGTTTAATAAAATTATTCAAAAATTCTATTATTGATAAAATAGAAATAGAAGAAATATGGGTAAATCATCCAGAACTTTTTGATATAAATGCAGGTGAATTAATTAGTTTTAAACAAGGGAGTGATTTAAAGAAACTCATTTTAGAGAAAAAACCAAAAGTTAGAGTTAGAAATATAACAAATGAGGATAAAGAAATTAATTTGCAGGGAATAAAATTCAAAATTCTATCTCCTACAAAAGAAATATTAAGTTCACTATATGATAAATGGGAGCAGTTAAAACCTAATAATCAACAACAAAAAGAAAATATATCATCTAAAAATATTACAGACTCTTATAATATTTGCTTAGAAGAGTTGAGTAAAACAAGTTTTAAACCTAATAGTCCTATAAAAAGTGATATTGTAAATGCTTCTTCAATTTCTTTCATTTTAGATTGTTTAGATAAAAAAATATTATTCCTTGCTGATTCAAGAGCTGAAATAATTGAAGAAGAATTAAAGGCGTTAAATTACACAGTCACTAATAAACTAAATTGTGATTATGTAAAAATATCTCATCATGGTAGTAAAAACAATACTTCTAGTAGTTTATTAGAATTAATTAATTGTCCAAATTTTATTATATCTACTAATGGTGGTTCGAGTAATCATAAACATCCATCAAGAGAAACAATTGCTAGAATTGTTTATAATTCAGCTAGAAATTTTGATAATGAAGTTTCTATTTTTACAAACTATTCTTTAGAAGATATTAAAAATAAAATAGGTGATTTTATAACAGAAGTCGATTTAGAAAAAGGCAATTGGAAAATTGAATATAAAAATAAATTCTAA
- a CDS encoding trypsin-like peptidase domain-containing protein, which translates to MITDILEKSCVRITIKKEGKNINQGSGVIIVNDNNYYVLTAFHCLGDSLPNIKDIYIETQDGYNSEFKNIDVLSIVDNSPKKYKDWALLEIDFIEEVNNLKAVKLGYGFIKKENIIFYGYQGVYKNQFRPFEGKILQISNDKLNFQINIDGTFDQGGNEGQFVAQGLSGSGVYIIKNKELFLIGILNAVNTETAWNDDINCCSIKNLSKVFKHFHNMSDIDFLKQWEENLEKEKTIKDLENYKLLNNGNFENLERKNKVIYDTEEIANKNTQKQLIKHLSLQENIYDLDAKSPELHKSFKNIVNKFQDDVEEEYSSKFVKDNNEARKTKRELKNQLKYELEKVIPNDIKLDLADFQIIEWLLDCSLNFENR; encoded by the coding sequence ATGATAACTGATATTTTAGAAAAATCGTGTGTTAGAATAACTATAAAAAAAGAAGGTAAAAATATAAATCAAGGAAGTGGTGTAATTATAGTTAATGACAATAATTATTATGTACTAACCGCATTTCATTGTCTTGGTGATTCTTTACCGAATATAAAGGACATTTATATTGAAACTCAAGATGGTTATAATTCTGAATTTAAAAATATTGATGTTCTTTCAATAGTAGATAATAGTCCTAAAAAGTATAAGGATTGGGCTCTATTAGAAATTGATTTTATTGAAGAAGTAAATAATTTAAAAGCAGTCAAATTAGGCTATGGTTTTATTAAAAAAGAAAATATTATTTTTTATGGTTATCAAGGGGTTTATAAAAATCAATTTAGACCATTTGAAGGAAAGATTTTACAAATATCAAATGATAAATTAAATTTTCAAATTAATATTGATGGCACATTTGATCAAGGGGGTAATGAGGGTCAGTTTGTTGCTCAAGGACTTTCGGGTAGTGGAGTGTATATAATAAAAAACAAGGAACTTTTTCTAATAGGAATACTAAATGCTGTTAATACAGAAACAGCTTGGAATGATGATATTAATTGTTGTTCGATAAAAAACTTATCTAAGGTATTTAAACATTTTCATAATATGTCTGATATAGATTTTTTAAAACAATGGGAAGAAAACTTAGAAAAGGAAAAGACAATAAAAGATTTAGAAAATTATAAATTATTGAATAATGGTAATTTTGAGAATTTAGAAAGAAAAAACAAAGTAATTTATGATACAGAAGAAATAGCAAATAAAAACACACAAAAACAACTTATAAAACATCTTTCTTTACAAGAAAATATTTATGATTTAGATGCTAAAAGCCCTGAATTACATAAGAGTTTTAAAAATATTGTAAATAAATTTCAGGATGATGTTGAAGAGGAATATTCCTCTAAATTTGTAAAGGATAATAATGAAGCAAGAAAAACGAAAAGAGAATTAAAGAATCAACTAAAATATGAACTTGAAAAAGTTATTCCTAATGACATAAAATTAGATTTAGCAGATTTCCAAATAATTGAATGGTTATTAGATTGTTCTTTAAATTTTGAAAATAGATAA
- the mfd gene encoding transcription-repair coupling factor, which yields MSKQLIVNHYQQSDTIKQIVKELQQEQNHFQISNLVGSSLSFVISETFKKAEKPYLLIFNDKEEAAYYLNDLEQLLGDKNVLFYPGSYRRPYQIEETDNANVLLRSEVLNRINSRRKPAVIVTYPTALFEKVVTKKELDKNTLKIKVGENVSPDFVNEVLFEYHFNRVDFVTEPGDFSVRGGIIDIFSFSNDEPYRMEFFGDEVESIRTFDVETQLSKEKHQKISIMPNVENKGLQENRESFLKYISAKTAIFVKDITTIKTNLDTFFKKAELSFDELSKEIKRSKPSELFCDGALIQQELQQFTTVNMSKSSIKNVTNITFDTTAQPSFNKKFDLLIQNFNEFSAKGFTNYIFCSNDKQAQRFHDIFDDNDAEVSYETIVFPLYQGFVDNQNKIVCYTDHQIFERYYKFRLKNGYEKKQSITLQELTRLEIGDYVTHIDHGIGKFGGLQKIDVEGKKQEAIKLIYGDRDILYVSIHSLHKISKFNGKDGKPPKIYKLGSGAWKKVKQKTKARVKHIAFNLIQLYAKRKLQKGYAFAPDTHMQHELEASFIYEDTPDQFTSTQDVKNDMEKPQPMDRLVCGDVGFGKTEVAIRAAFKAVDNGKQVAVLVPTTILAFQHFKTFTERLKDFPVTVDYLNRFRTVKQRNTVLEGVANGSVDIVIGTHQLTNKKLQFKNLGLLVIDEEQKFGVAVKDKLKTIKENVDTLTLTATPIPRTLQFSLMAARDLSVIKTAPPNRHPIETNVIRFSEETIRDAISYEISRGGQVFFIHNRIENIKEVAGLLQRLVPNAKIGIGHGQMEGKKLEELMLGFMNNEFDVLVSTTIIESGLDVPNANTIFINNANNFGLSDLHQMRGRVGRSNKKAFCYFITPAYHMMTTDARKRIEALELFSELGSGLNIAMKDLEIRGAGDLLGGEQSGFINDIGFETYQKILQEAIEELKENEFKELYVTDENTPKEYVKDVQIETDFEILIPDAYVNSVTERLSLYNDLGNLTKEEELLTFESQIVDRFGEYPPEVQDLLDSVRIKWLAKELGLEKIILKQKRLLGYFISDQQSSFYETEAFTKTLQYVQQNPKSCVMKEKDTKNGKRLLVTFIRIDSVKTALNLLQKI from the coding sequence TTGAGCAAACAATTGATTGTAAACCATTACCAACAATCTGATACTATCAAACAGATTGTTAAAGAGCTTCAACAAGAACAAAACCACTTTCAAATATCGAATTTGGTTGGTTCTTCGTTGTCTTTTGTTATTTCTGAAACTTTTAAAAAAGCCGAAAAACCCTATTTATTAATTTTTAATGATAAGGAAGAAGCAGCTTATTATTTAAACGATTTAGAGCAATTATTAGGGGATAAAAATGTGTTGTTTTATCCAGGTTCGTATCGCCGACCTTATCAGATTGAAGAAACCGATAATGCCAATGTTTTGTTGCGTTCAGAGGTTTTAAATCGAATTAATTCAAGAAGAAAACCCGCTGTTATTGTAACATATCCAACAGCGTTGTTTGAAAAAGTAGTCACCAAAAAAGAACTCGATAAAAATACTTTAAAAATTAAAGTTGGCGAAAATGTATCTCCCGATTTTGTAAACGAAGTATTGTTTGAATATCATTTTAATCGAGTAGATTTTGTTACTGAACCTGGTGATTTTTCAGTTCGTGGTGGAATTATTGACATTTTTTCATTTTCGAATGATGAACCTTATCGAATGGAGTTTTTTGGCGATGAAGTAGAAAGCATCCGAACTTTTGATGTGGAAACGCAATTATCAAAAGAAAAACATCAAAAAATAAGTATTATGCCCAATGTAGAAAACAAAGGGCTACAAGAAAATAGAGAAAGTTTTTTAAAATATATATCGGCTAAAACAGCAATTTTTGTAAAAGATATAACCACAATCAAAACAAATTTAGATACGTTTTTTAAAAAAGCTGAACTTTCATTTGATGAATTATCAAAAGAAATAAAACGTTCGAAACCATCCGAATTATTTTGTGATGGTGCTTTAATTCAACAAGAATTACAACAATTTACTACGGTAAATATGAGTAAATCTAGTATCAAAAATGTAACAAATATTACTTTTGATACAACTGCACAGCCATCTTTTAATAAAAAATTCGATTTGTTAATTCAGAATTTTAATGAATTTTCAGCAAAAGGATTTACCAATTATATTTTTTGTTCTAACGATAAACAGGCACAACGTTTTCATGATATTTTTGATGATAATGATGCCGAAGTATCTTATGAAACCATTGTTTTTCCTTTGTATCAGGGATTTGTTGATAATCAAAATAAAATTGTTTGTTATACTGACCATCAAATATTTGAGCGTTATTATAAATTTCGCTTAAAAAATGGCTATGAAAAAAAGCAATCCATCACTTTACAAGAACTTACCAGATTAGAAATTGGCGATTATGTAACACATATCGATCATGGAATTGGAAAATTTGGCGGGCTTCAAAAAATTGATGTAGAAGGAAAAAAACAAGAAGCAATTAAGTTAATTTATGGCGATAGAGATATTTTATATGTAAGTATTCACTCGTTACATAAAATTTCAAAGTTTAACGGAAAAGATGGAAAACCACCTAAAATATATAAATTAGGTTCGGGTGCTTGGAAGAAAGTAAAGCAAAAAACAAAGGCTCGAGTTAAACATATTGCGTTTAATTTAATTCAATTATACGCTAAAAGAAAATTACAAAAAGGCTACGCTTTTGCTCCTGATACGCATATGCAACATGAGTTGGAAGCAAGTTTTATTTATGAAGATACGCCTGATCAATTTACATCAACTCAAGATGTGAAAAATGATATGGAAAAACCGCAACCCATGGATAGATTGGTTTGTGGTGATGTTGGTTTTGGAAAAACAGAAGTAGCAATTCGTGCAGCTTTTAAAGCTGTCGATAACGGAAAACAAGTAGCTGTTTTAGTGCCTACAACTATTTTAGCGTTTCAACATTTTAAAACTTTTACCGAGCGTTTAAAAGATTTTCCTGTTACGGTTGATTATTTAAATCGATTTAGAACGGTAAAACAACGAAATACTGTTTTAGAAGGTGTTGCAAATGGAAGTGTAGATATTGTAATCGGAACGCATCAATTAACTAATAAAAAACTGCAATTCAAAAATTTAGGATTGTTAGTTATTGATGAAGAACAAAAGTTTGGAGTTGCCGTAAAAGACAAGTTAAAAACCATCAAAGAAAATGTAGATACGCTTACTTTAACAGCCACGCCAATACCAAGAACCCTACAATTTAGTTTGATGGCAGCCAGAGATTTATCAGTAATAAAAACAGCACCACCAAATCGTCATCCTATTGAAACCAATGTCATCCGCTTTAGCGAAGAAACTATTCGAGATGCTATTTCTTATGAAATTTCTCGTGGAGGACAAGTGTTTTTTATCCATAATAGAATCGAAAATATTAAGGAAGTAGCAGGTTTATTACAACGTTTAGTTCCGAATGCTAAAATTGGTATCGGTCATGGACAAATGGAAGGTAAAAAGTTAGAAGAATTGATGCTCGGTTTTATGAATAATGAGTTTGATGTATTGGTATCAACCACCATTATTGAAAGCGGATTGGACGTGCCAAATGCCAATACTATTTTTATCAACAATGCGAATAACTTCGGTTTGTCAGATTTACACCAAATGCGTGGTCGTGTAGGTCGTTCGAACAAAAAAGCGTTCTGTTATTTTATTACGCCAGCTTATCATATGATGACTACTGATGCGAGAAAACGTATCGAGGCTTTAGAATTATTTTCAGAATTAGGAAGCGGTTTAAATATCGCCATGAAAGATTTAGAAATTCGTGGAGCTGGAGATTTATTAGGAGGTGAACAAAGCGGATTTATTAATGATATTGGGTTTGAAACTTATCAGAAAATACTACAAGAAGCTATTGAAGAATTGAAAGAAAATGAGTTTAAAGAATTATATGTTACGGATGAAAATACACCGAAAGAATATGTAAAAGATGTACAAATTGAAACAGATTTTGAAATTCTTATTCCTGATGCTTACGTAAATTCGGTAACTGAAAGATTAAGTTTATATAATGATTTAGGAAACTTAACAAAAGAAGAAGAGTTATTAACATTTGAAAGTCAAATTGTTGATAGGTTTGGCGAATATCCGCCAGAAGTACAAGATTTATTAGACAGCGTTCGCATAAAATGGTTGGCGAAAGAGTTAGGACTTGAAAAAATCATATTAAAACAAAAACGCTTATTAGGATATTTTATATCTGATCAACAAAGTTCATTTTATGAAACCGAAGCGTTTACAAAGACGTTACAATATGTACAACAAAATCCGAAAAGTTGTGTAATGAAAGAGAAAGATACTAAAAATGGAAAAAGATTATTAGTTACTTTTATTCGAATTGATTCGGTAAAAACAGCTTTAAATTTATTACAAAAAATATAA
- a CDS encoding metal-dependent hydrolase, producing the protein MASIFGHAIAALALGKGFSKTIVNWKFLLLGVICSVLPDADVIGFSFGIKYESFWGHRGFSHSLLFALIIGVLITTIFYRKDLVSKKGITFIFFYNMYSISCCFRCFNNRRFRSCIFFSF; encoded by the coding sequence ATGGCATCAATATTTGGTCATGCAATTGCTGCTTTAGCACTTGGAAAAGGGTTTTCGAAAACAATAGTAAATTGGAAGTTTCTTTTACTTGGCGTTATTTGTTCGGTATTACCAGATGCTGATGTAATCGGTTTTAGCTTTGGAATTAAATATGAAAGTTTTTGGGGACATCGAGGATTTTCGCATTCGTTACTTTTTGCTTTAATTATTGGGGTTTTAATTACAACTATTTTTTACAGAAAAGATTTAGTGTCTAAAAAAGGAATAACTTTTATATTTTTTTACAATATGTACAGCATCTCATGCTGTTTTAGATGCTTTAACAACAGGAGGTTTAGGAGTTGCATTTTTTTCTCCTTTTGA
- a CDS encoding metal-dependent hydrolase codes for MCTASHAVLDALTTGGLGVAFFSPFDTTRYFFPWRPIKVSPIGVERFFGERGIKVLKSEFLWIGIPSVLYVLIIQYFKRIKSTKLKINNGE; via the coding sequence ATATGTACAGCATCTCATGCTGTTTTAGATGCTTTAACAACAGGAGGTTTAGGAGTTGCATTTTTTTCTCCTTTTGATACGACACGTTATTTTTTTCCGTGGCGACCTATAAAAGTTTCCCCCATTGGTGTGGAACGTTTTTTTGGTGAAAGAGGTATTAAAGTATTAAAAAGTGAGTTCCTTTGGATAGGAATTCCGAGTGTTTTATATGTATTAATTATTCAATATTTTAAAAGAATAAAATCAACAAAATTAAAAATAAACAATGGAGAATAA
- a CDS encoding DMT family transporter translates to MENNHTKNLAGLLLATLFISTSGVLGRYIAMPSEVIIWFRSVFAMLILFAFCKFKKIDLTIKSSKHIFPFIISGIFMAAHWITYFYALKLSSVAIGMLSLYTFPVMVAFLEPLFLKVKFNPIYLVLGCMVLLGVYILAPEFNLESSNVQGILFGLLSALFYAIRILMLKQYVIQYNGTMLMFYQTLIITICLLPVLFFMDVSGFTNQYPYVLLLALLTTAIGHSLMVHSLQFFTVSTSSIISSVQPIFGIILAFIFLNEIPTWNTFIGGSLILATVVIESIRSKN, encoded by the coding sequence ATGGAGAATAATCATACTAAAAATTTAGCTGGTTTATTATTAGCAACTTTATTTATAAGTACATCAGGTGTTTTAGGAAGATATATAGCGATGCCTTCTGAAGTAATTATTTGGTTTCGCTCAGTTTTTGCGATGCTAATTTTATTTGCTTTTTGTAAGTTTAAAAAAATTGATTTAACTATAAAATCAAGCAAACATATTTTTCCGTTTATTATTAGCGGAATTTTTATGGCTGCTCATTGGATTACTTATTTTTATGCCTTAAAATTATCGAGTGTTGCTATTGGAATGCTCTCTTTATACACTTTTCCTGTGATGGTTGCTTTTTTAGAACCCTTGTTTTTAAAAGTGAAATTTAATCCGATTTATCTTGTTTTGGGCTGTATGGTTTTGCTAGGCGTTTATATTTTAGCTCCTGAATTTAATTTAGAAAGTTCCAATGTTCAAGGGATTTTATTCGGATTACTTTCGGCATTGTTTTATGCTATCAGAATTTTGATGTTAAAGCAATATGTAATTCAATATAACGGAACAATGTTGATGTTTTATCAAACTTTAATTATTACGATTTGTTTGTTACCAGTATTGTTTTTTATGGATGTTTCAGGTTTTACAAATCAATATCCATATGTGTTATTATTGGCACTTTTAACCACGGCAATAGGGCATAGTTTAATGGTACATTCTTTACAGTTTTTTACAGTTTCAACATCTAGTATTATTAGTAGTGTACAACCTATTTTCGGAATTATTTTGGCATTTATCTTTTTAAATGAAATACCAACATGGAATACTTTTATAGGAGGTTCATTAATATTAGCAACGGTAGTTATTGAAAGTATCCGAAGTAAAAATTAA